DNA from Kryptolebias marmoratus isolate JLee-2015 linkage group LG15, ASM164957v2, whole genome shotgun sequence:
tgactatcagctacaaccacacacacagagagcccagtatctgtcaaactgactgaagtagagacatttttgtgttggctaatgttagtTAGTGAGTCGGGCTGAGTCCAAATATTAATCAGCTttaggtgtacatccagtgaataatttttgagagtttcactaaaatccattcAGTCATTCAAGAGATAGAGTACTTTACTCaaagacagtgttgactctaatttcaaagttttaagcaaagatgttgcttAATATGTTCCTCTTGGTAATATGTGTTGAacatgacttttagctactacctcaccagaTTTGAGCttaattagctcaatatctgtaaaagtggtcATAGTCGTTTTGCATTTActaagtttgcttagctgtgatggccattttgaatgggattgactccaaaaggtattcagttgtagaggtatatcTATTGATTACTtctgagtgttttattaaaatttgtcctctgAGATATTGGGCTGATgacactgacaaacaaacagacagacacacacacacattaaaaacataactGCTATAGCCTTTACCTCTGATGGTggttgacaaaaaaatattttagtaagTTGACTAATGCAACACAAAATATGACTAAGACAGCAGGTTTGGTGTACCAGCTCACCTCTGCTAAGTAAAAACAACTAGATGCCATTTTCATTTATAACCATGTTCTGAATAAAGAGGCTGAAAAGATGCTCACGATAAAAGAACGTTACAGCCTGTTGTAGTCCATGGGCTCTGTGCACCTTGAGACATCAATTTTGAGGTGCAGAAAAGTGCATGGTTCAGCTCTAAACATTTGTGTAAAGGCTTGTGAAAAAGCCACTATTTCCCAGCACTGCAGGACAGATTTGGAGCTTTGGTTCTGTGCtcacagctgctttttgttcacCGTCACTGCAGAAATTATCATAAAGCAGGAGGTTCTGTTTAAGAGCTTCATTTTTCCATAAATGGATTTTATCGGACTACTGGAAGATTGAGCAAACATCTTAACAAAAACTCTGCCGATTTCAAGCAGTTGCATTTGTTGAGTAGGTCATGCTTTGTGGCTCAGGACACATTTGGTTTCACACTTTGGCCTCCCAGGCCACAACCGAATGTGCTTTAAGCGACTGGATCTCTATTCATTCTCAAAAAATCCTGAGTgcatttgcacatttatttagtGTATACTGCTTTGACACATACCACCTTCCCAAATAAGGCTGCAGATCAAGCAGCTCCTCCACTATAATGGCACCTCCTGCAGCATTCAACCCCAGCAAACTCCTAAAATGACCTTAGCACTAACATTTCTAAACTATAATTCACTGAAAGGTTGCTGAAAAAAATTGGACACAAGGAAAACTATAAGGATGACTTTTACTTTAATGCAGTGGTCAAGCTTTGTGAAATCAAAAGCAACAGGAGAAACCAGAAATGCACACTATTTTTGAAGAATATTCATGCATAAATTTGGTGACGCATCTCTATCCAATTTGACTACTGAATCACAGTgacttatttttacagttttagacatttcttctttttttttttgtccacactcATTAGCTGTGCTGTGAAGTGGCACGTTGTAAAAACCACTATATAAACAATAGCCTTAATGGATTTGTGCCATTTctgctgagataaaaaaaaaaaatccccatcgCTCCGGGAAAAATGCTGAACAGCCGCGGTGTGAGCGCTCCAGCATGCCGTCAATGTGAAATCCAAGCATTGCTCTTTTCTTCACAGCAGTAGATCATAATCTGTCAGAGGAGGCATAGCTGCAGTGTGAGATGTTCCACTTGACTGCACAACATGCATATGAGGTATATACAGCTGAAGACAGGGGGAGAAAAACGATAATGTAGATTGATGCAAACAAATCAGTATTTTCCCATCAAGATGGCATCTTTCCTACGACCTCCACCTCCAACATGAAGAATGTAATTATTGTGGACATGCACCAAAAGCTTAAACATAAGTTTGTGATTGTGAAATAAAGAATAgaagtttgtctttctgtttacaTGCTTTATCTATtatattgtttgtttggattggttattaaattcaaacatttctgaGTTGTTACGCTGCAAAATTGACACAGCAACTAAGCTTCAGATGCAAGgtcaaaaagttaaatgtaaaacCTTCAACTTTAGTTGTGGATCAAAATCCCTCTAAGATAGAAACTAATAGCACACTATTAAAGCAGGGCACTTACTATGTTAACTGCAAactcagaaaattagaatactTACAGGGTtgattaaaaagtgtttttaccCACCCCTAAAAGGCAATGGCAGGTAACAATGcttttgctcatgtttgtgtgtgtgtggggtgcatgtgtgtgtgtggggggggtcaaccaaattcaagatggctgccacagccaactcaccttagaaaacatgaataaatggCTGTAATCCTgtgaattttacaaacacttgAGTGAAATTTGGTgtagctgaaactgaaagtcattcacaacacatgctgaAGGTGCTACTCTTTGgatgacatctttgcttaaaactagcaaaaccttttggagtcaactctctttgtctgttagcaaaatatctcatgaatcactggacaaatttccTTGAAACTTTTGAataataatcattggatatacatccaCACTAGTTAAATTTTAGAGCCAGTTCAATGTAAattggccgccacagccaactgacattagtcaacacaaaaatggctataactcagtcagcttgACAGATAGTGACCTAAAAATTGATGTAAAAGTAGCtgtagtcattcacaacacattctttgAGAACACACAGTGTGGTACAACTGTCAATACttactttttcttttgccttAACATATACCAAGCATTATACAGCAAAGAAACATTGATATAACAAGTATAATCTAATTACCTACAGCAGGGGTCGGGAACCTTTTTGACTCAGAGAGCCATGAAAGCAAATTATTTGGAAATTTATTTCAGTGAGAGCCATATATATTTTAAGACCGAATTCAACTAAATGTGAGGATAATAAGCCTctgaatttattcttttaaataatgttgttaTAATACTCACCATTAATGCGACTTCTGGTGCTGCATGGATTTGCTGATGGCTTTGTAGTCTGGTTGGTACTTGGTGAGGTTAAGCTTCATGCAGGCATTGAGGCTTTCATCCGTTAAACGTGATCGTAGGTTGGACttgatgtttttaagatgtGAAAATGACTGCTCACATGAATACGTGGATCCAAACATGGTCAATACAGCAATACTCACACGCTTCAGTGTGTCGTATGTGACAGGAAGCGCGTTCCAAGTTTGGATAATCAGCTGGTCTTCGGGTTGaagttttttcatttctgtccacATGTGCTTGCTCGCCAACTCCGCTTTCTGTCGTGCGATTCTTTCCAAATCTTCATTCAGTGACTTGAACTTATTCACCCACATGTCTGAGGCCTTCAGGTCAGCCACTTCTGCTTCAAAATCTCTGACGGAGACGGCAGGAATGTAACTCAGGTCGTCTGCGTTCAGTGAACACTCGTTTGGATGGGtgatgaacttaaaaagacgaGTGTGCTCACGAAATTCTCCAAAGCGTGCTTTGAACGACTGTAGGAGACTGGATGTGAAGCCAGCTAGCTGTTTGAGATCAAAGTTTTTAGTGGGCTCACTTGCTGTGCATGCATCTTTAAATTGTCTCACTTTTTCAAAATGTAgtaaacgacctgtttcaagaTCCATGATAAAGAGCTCCAGcttgttttcaaaagcaaacacGGCGTGTTGAAGGGATAACACTGTATTTCCAATGCCTTGCATTTTCACGTTGAGCTGGTTCAGATGTTCAGTCATATCCACGAGATAGTAAAACTTGAGGAGCCACTCAGTTTCGGCTAGCTCAGGATGCTCAATGCCTTTCATTTCAAGGAAAGTCCGGATTTCGTTCAGGCAAGCCGCAAAACGGCTGAGCACCTTCCCTCTTGACAACCAACGCACATTGCTGTGCAGAAGCAGACCATGATAGTTATTTCCAACTTCATCCAGCAGTGTTTTAAACTGGCGATCATTTAAGGCTCGGGCAACAATAAAGTTGATCACACGAACGACCAGCGACATCACTTCGCCAAGCTGCCCGTCACACATCTGAGCACAAAGTGCCTCCTGGTGTAGAATGCAATGGAAACTTAGGATGGGTCTACTTTCATGTTCACGGAGAAGCGCCacaaatcctttgttttttcccaCCATACACGGAGCACCATCAGTACACACTGAGAGAAGTTTATCCATTGGTAGATTTTTTTCACGAGCAAACTCCATGAAAGACTTGAATAAATCTTCACCTCTTGTGGACCCTTTTATTGGCAGAACAGCAAGACTTTCTTCGCGCAGTGTGTCACCAGCAGCATATCTTGCAATCACACTGAACTGCGACAAATGACTTACGTCTGTTGACTCATCCAAAGCCAGGGAAAAGAACGGCGCTGCATTTATGTCCTTCACTTGCGTTTCCTCCACTTGGGTTGCCATCATGACGGTACGATCATGAACAGTTCTTGCCGACAGAGGCATGTCTTGTATCCGTTTGATTATCTTGTCTTTGTTCGGAAGATCATCAAAAAGTTCATTGGCTACATCCAGCATGAACGTTTTAGCATACTCGCCATCTGTGAATGGTTTTCCGTTCCTCACTATTGCTAAAGATCCAGCAAAACTAGCGGAATTATAGTCACCTTGCCGGGTCCATACGCGGAGATGCTGCTGGGTAGCTTGCACCCTGCTCAGTAGCTCTTGGCACGCTTTCTTTCGGCTGTCTCCCGCAGGGTATTTTGATGCAAAGGTAGCATGTCGTGTGTCAAAGTGCCGCTTCACATTCGACCGTTTCATCGATGCAATTTTGTCATTGCAAATTAGGCACACCGCAGAACCTGCTCTCTCCACAAAGGCGAATTCTTCAGTCCATTCGTCCTGAAATGTACGATActcatcatctttttttcttttcgccATCTTCGTCGAAGGGTTAGCTTTGAGCTAATGACCGCTCAGACTGATTCAAAAGGGGGCGTTTACCTGTTTACCCAACAACGGCCAACGTGGGCTATTATCAGCCAATTAAAATAATGGACAATTGCTCCTGCAGCCAACTGCAACCCTGAAGCAGTGGAAAATCGATGGATGGATTAAAACAAGTGATAAAATTTTATGCTTTATCTGAAAAGCCGAAATCTGCGAGCCAGATGCAATCATCAAAAGAGCCACACCT
Protein-coding regions in this window:
- the LOC108234773 gene encoding general transcription factor II-I repeat domain-containing protein 2-like, which encodes MAKRKKDDEYRTFQDEWTEEFAFVERAGSAVCLICNDKIASMKRSNVKRHFDTRHATFASKYPAGDSRKKACQELLSRVQATQQHLRVWTRQGDYNSASFAGSLAIVRNGKPFTDGEYAKTFMLDVANELFDDLPNKDKIIKRIQDMPLSARTVHDRTVMMATQVEETQVKDINAAPFFSLALDESTDVSHLSQFSVIARYAAGDTLREESLAVLPIKGSTRGEDLFKSFMEFAREKNLPMDKLLSVCTDGAPCMVGKNKGFVALLREHESRPILSFHCILHQEALCAQMCDGQLGEVMSLVVRVINFIVARALNDRQFKTLLDEVGNNYHGLLLHSNVRWLSRGKVLSRFAACLNEIRTFLEMKGIEHPELAETEWLLKFYYLVDMTEHLNQLNVKMQGIGNTVLSLQHAVFAFENKLELFIMDLETGRLLHFEKVRQFKDACTASEPTKNFDLKQLAGFTSSLLQSFKARFGEFREHTRLFKFITHPNECSLNADDLSYIPAVSVRDFEAEVADLKASDMWVNKFKSLNEDLERIARQKAELASKHMWTEMKKLQPEDQLIIQTWNALPVTYDTLKRVSIAVLTMFGSTYSCEQSFSHLKNIKSNLRSRLTDESLNACMKLNLTKYQPDYKAISKSMQHQKSH